One segment of Arcobacter sp. F2176 DNA contains the following:
- a CDS encoding CHASE2 domain-containing protein produces the protein MKIFIKHKILFFFISFILLTFCYLNFNKITSNFDERIREIFFEIRGEIPTTNKVVIIDIDEKSINALGQWPFSRDYIAQVLANLTNAGAGIIGVDIIFSESDRSSPSYMAKKLNVQGDFRDNDQLLAAVISQTPTVLGYYFTKNLSKNSEPIPVTKFTPNSSPHLLNFENVVTNISPIQESTYSSGFFNAFNDQQGKIIKMPLLLQYKNKIYPSLVFEMINIASNTQNVKIIQDDYSISGVKLSNIDIPTDKNGFMRINFRGAKKSFKYISFLDILNGNFDPKDVNGKFILIGSSITTLADLRSTVYDLALPGVEIHANMIDNILKGDFLYEPTFGKAIDILVIFILTVVLGTLLLFLSSTNIIVVILLLSTILYSLYYYLLFSQGLILNLFYPIVSIILTSLSAFYINYQKEQKQKEFIKDKFAKKVSLEVANDLLSNDNNDFKAKEKELTIFFSDIRGFTNISEEFESPQKLIEVLNKYFEPMSEVIIQNHGTIDKFIGDAIMAYWNAPCDVENHADKAVQSALRQFEKLEVLNNELKKDFNLSIQIGIGIHTGLAVVGEMGSSGRSDYTIIGDNVNLCSRIEGLSKYFAVELLISESTKILLKDNYHLKYLASVIVKGKSTSIKLYQVLLPKEFEEFENVQEDYEKAIKCYQNKNFTDSKTIFEEIEDTHPSKINRLYINRCKEYISSKENNIVLDFVMEEK, from the coding sequence ATGAAAATTTTTATTAAGCATAAGATATTATTCTTTTTCATATCTTTTATATTATTAACCTTTTGCTATTTAAATTTTAATAAAATAACTAGTAATTTTGATGAAAGAATTAGAGAAATATTTTTTGAAATAAGAGGAGAAATCCCCACTACAAATAAAGTAGTAATAATCGATATTGATGAAAAATCTATAAATGCACTTGGACAATGGCCTTTTAGTAGAGATTATATAGCACAAGTTTTAGCAAATCTTACAAATGCAGGTGCTGGAATTATAGGTGTTGATATTATATTTTCAGAATCAGATAGAAGTTCCCCTTCCTATATGGCAAAAAAACTAAATGTACAAGGTGATTTTAGAGATAATGATCAACTTTTAGCTGCTGTTATTTCCCAAACGCCTACAGTTTTAGGATATTATTTTACAAAAAATCTATCAAAAAATTCCGAACCAATTCCCGTTACAAAATTCACTCCTAATTCATCACCTCATCTTTTAAACTTTGAAAATGTAGTTACAAATATTTCACCCATACAAGAAAGTACTTATTCTTCTGGCTTTTTTAATGCCTTTAATGATCAACAAGGGAAGATTATTAAAATGCCACTATTACTACAATATAAAAATAAAATCTATCCCTCTTTAGTTTTTGAAATGATTAATATTGCAAGTAATACACAAAATGTAAAAATAATCCAAGATGATTATTCTATTTCTGGTGTAAAACTTTCAAATATTGATATACCAACAGATAAAAATGGTTTTATGAGAATAAATTTTAGAGGAGCAAAAAAGAGTTTTAAATATATCTCTTTTTTAGATATCTTAAATGGTAATTTTGACCCAAAAGATGTAAATGGAAAATTTATTTTAATAGGAAGTTCTATTACTACTTTAGCAGATTTGCGTTCAACAGTATACGATTTAGCCCTACCAGGAGTTGAGATACATGCAAATATGATTGACAATATTTTAAAAGGTGACTTTTTATATGAACCAACATTTGGAAAAGCTATTGATATTTTAGTTATATTTATATTAACTGTAGTTTTAGGAACACTTTTACTTTTTCTATCATCTACTAACATTATTGTTGTTATTCTTTTATTATCTACTATTCTTTATTCACTCTATTATTATTTGCTCTTCTCCCAAGGTCTTATTTTAAATCTTTTTTATCCAATAGTCTCAATTATTTTAACAAGCCTAAGTGCTTTTTATATCAATTATCAAAAAGAGCAAAAACAAAAAGAGTTTATAAAAGACAAATTTGCAAAAAAAGTCTCATTGGAAGTTGCCAATGATTTGTTATCAAATGATAATAATGATTTTAAAGCTAAAGAAAAAGAGCTAACTATTTTCTTTAGTGATATAAGAGGGTTTACAAATATCTCTGAAGAGTTTGAATCTCCACAAAAACTAATTGAAGTACTTAATAAGTATTTCGAGCCAATGAGTGAAGTAATCATACAAAACCATGGAACAATTGATAAGTTTATAGGTGATGCAATTATGGCATATTGGAATGCTCCCTGTGATGTGGAAAATCATGCGGATAAAGCAGTTCAAAGTGCCTTGAGGCAATTTGAAAAGTTAGAAGTACTTAATAATGAACTTAAAAAAGATTTTAATTTATCTATTCAAATAGGTATAGGAATTCATACAGGACTAGCAGTTGTTGGGGAGATGGGTTCATCTGGAAGAAGTGATTATACGATTATTGGAGATAATGTAAATCTATGCTCAAGAATTGAAGGACTTAGCAAATATTTTGCAGTTGAGTTACTAATCTCTGAATCTACAAAAATATTATTAAAAGACAATTACCATTTGAAATATTTAGCAAGTGTTATTGTAAAAGGTAAAAGTACCTCAATAAAACTTTATCAAGTCCTATTACCTAAAGAGTTTGAAGAGTTTGAAAATGTGCAAGAAGATTATGAAAAAGCTATTAAATGCTATCAAAATAAAAACTTCACTGATAGTAAAACTATTTTTGAAGAGATTGAAGATACTCATCCTTCTAAAATAAATAGGCTTTATATAAATAGATGTAAAGAGTATATAAGTTCAAAAGAAAATAACATTGTTTTAGATTTTGTTATGGAAGAAAAATAA
- a CDS encoding FecR domain-containing protein, giving the protein MKKIIIGLCFLFVLNIFADSVISSGDVYINGKKVTKNSVVKLGDFIKTGKNSKVKFNIGKDAFLANADTKFSIQEKGGLKTLNVVTGGVLAVFGKGGDKHEVKTENMTAGIRGTGVYVEHIDGKSYFCTCYGQTELNTAKAHKSYEAKHHNMAWILADGTIKPAKKLRDHNDDELRELELMVGRIPPFDKK; this is encoded by the coding sequence ATGAAAAAAATTATAATTGGACTTTGTTTTCTTTTTGTTTTAAATATATTTGCAGATAGTGTAATAAGTAGTGGAGATGTATATATAAATGGAAAAAAAGTTACAAAAAATAGTGTCGTAAAACTTGGAGATTTTATAAAAACAGGTAAAAACTCAAAAGTAAAATTTAATATAGGTAAAGATGCTTTTTTAGCAAATGCTGATACAAAATTTTCAATACAAGAAAAGGGTGGTTTAAAAACTCTTAATGTAGTAACAGGTGGAGTTCTAGCTGTCTTTGGTAAAGGTGGTGATAAACATGAAGTTAAAACAGAAAATATGACAGCAGGCATTAGAGGAACAGGTGTTTATGTAGAGCATATTGATGGGAAATCTTATTTTTGTACATGTTATGGTCAAACAGAATTAAATACAGCAAAAGCTCATAAGTCATATGAAGCAAAGCACCATAATATGGCTTGGATATTAGCAGATGGCACAATAAAACCTGCAAAAAAATTAAGAGATCATAATGATGATGAGCTTAGAGAACTTGAATTAATGGTAGGAAGAATTCCTCCCTTTGATAAAAAATAA
- a CDS encoding DJ-1 family glyoxalase III: MAKLLVPISNGFEEIETISIIDICRRGNIDVTIASIEEINVLGAHQISIKADKLLSDIDEKDFDMIALPGGLPNAFNLAEDELLQKILKQFKEKNKNIAAICAAPFALHVAGVLNKNYTCYPGFETKIKEDGYIQNENIVIDGKVLTSRGPATATVFALEIVKILKGEEEYEIVKEGLLANNC, translated from the coding sequence ATGGCAAAATTATTAGTACCTATTTCAAATGGCTTTGAAGAGATTGAAACAATAAGTATAATTGATATTTGTAGAAGAGGAAATATTGATGTAACAATAGCTTCTATAGAAGAGATAAATGTTCTTGGTGCCCATCAAATATCAATAAAAGCTGATAAATTATTATCTGATATTGATGAAAAAGATTTTGATATGATTGCTTTGCCAGGTGGATTACCAAATGCCTTTAACCTAGCGGAAGATGAACTTTTGCAAAAAATACTTAAGCAATTTAAAGAAAAAAATAAGAATATTGCTGCAATATGTGCAGCACCCTTTGCTTTGCATGTGGCTGGAGTATTAAATAAAAATTATACATGTTATCCTGGTTTTGAAACTAAAATCAAAGAAGATGGATATATCCAAAATGAAAATATAGTAATTGATGGGAAAGTATTAACTTCAAGAGGACCAGCTACTGCTACAGTTTTTGCTTTGGAAATTGTAAAGATTTTAAAGGGTGAAGAAGAGTATGAGATAGTAAAAGAAGGGCTACTAGCAAATAATTGCTAA
- a CDS encoding FlgO family outer membrane protein codes for MLKLLRNSCLILLSTLTISCASDSAMKVTMNPSEKAGIDKANEKVQVTKEHMKIAEDMQQNVTTQNSLEATISSLATQMMQNNKMHTNKSVLITSFVRLDNFKKTTEFGRVISESLINELSNRGFNIIEFRGQMGVSVNEKGEYFITRNTSKMKENVQNSFIVVGTYSRQYGRIMLNARVLDNATGQIITSARSTYEHGLRNDCVIFKDCKPPRTIKIMREE; via the coding sequence ATGCTTAAGCTATTGAGAAACTCTTGTTTGATTCTTTTATCAACACTAACAATTTCGTGTGCTTCAGATTCAGCTATGAAAGTAACTATGAATCCAAGTGAAAAAGCGGGAATTGATAAAGCTAATGAAAAAGTTCAAGTTACAAAAGAACATATGAAGATTGCAGAAGACATGCAACAAAATGTTACTACGCAAAATTCTTTAGAGGCTACGATTTCTTCACTTGCAACTCAAATGATGCAAAATAACAAGATGCATACAAATAAATCTGTTTTAATTACATCTTTTGTAAGATTAGACAACTTCAAAAAAACTACTGAATTTGGAAGAGTTATTAGTGAGAGTTTGATAAATGAACTTTCTAATAGAGGTTTTAATATCATTGAGTTTAGAGGTCAGATGGGTGTTTCTGTTAATGAAAAAGGTGAATATTTTATTACTAGAAATACAAGTAAGATGAAAGAGAATGTTCAAAATAGTTTTATAGTAGTTGGAACATATTCAAGACAATATGGAAGAATTATGTTAAATGCTAGAGTCTTAGATAATGCTACAGGTCAAATTATTACGAGTGCTAGATCTACATATGAACATGGATTAAGAAATGATTGTGTTATCTTTAAAGATTGTAAACCTCCAAGAACTATTAAAATAATGCGAGAAGAATAA
- a CDS encoding FlgO family outer membrane protein, producing the protein MIKLFFTSLLLPLLFTSCVYKDIDGANNFQGMLRALVENSYTKLEKNISKNERVLVSDFVNLDSLQNHSKLGFLLSDTLKNSLLSKNILVREVELGNNFQIGKRGFSVLSRNSNKINNEVIDENFAVVGTYSITTKRLIVFIKLIDVRSGTILSSSTASTLIDEEILDLERTPDSNTVYAPLVL; encoded by the coding sequence ATGATAAAACTCTTTTTTACATCTCTTTTACTTCCTCTTCTTTTCACTTCTTGTGTATATAAAGATATTGATGGTGCTAATAACTTTCAAGGTATGTTACGAGCGCTAGTTGAAAACTCATATACTAAACTTGAAAAGAATATTTCCAAAAATGAAAGAGTCTTAGTCTCAGATTTTGTAAATTTAGATAGTCTTCAAAATCACTCAAAATTAGGCTTTTTATTATCAGATACTCTTAAAAATTCTTTGCTAAGTAAAAATATTTTAGTAAGAGAAGTTGAATTGGGGAATAATTTCCAAATTGGAAAGCGTGGATTTAGTGTCTTAAGTAGGAATTCTAATAAAATCAATAATGAAGTTATTGATGAAAATTTTGCAGTTGTAGGTACATATAGTATTACAACAAAAAGATTAATAGTTTTTATAAAGCTTATTGATGTAAGAAGTGGAACAATTTTAAGTTCATCAACAGCATCTACTTTAATTGATGAAGAAATTTTGGACTTAGAAAGAACTCCTGATTCTAATACCGTTTATGCACCTCTTGTATTATAA
- the recJ gene encoding single-stranded-DNA-specific exonuclease RecJ, producing the protein MSKVTKQKLFDILSARHLKSTYSKLADIPPPTGFKDIQKATKRVKQAILDNEKITIVGDYDVDGVVSTSIMVDFFRQVGYEVDYIIPNRFEHGYGLSPKIAELINNGLVITVDNGISACAATQILNDKNIDVIITDHHTVGSEIPNAYSIINPKQEDCNFPFKDICGAQVAWYFCASIKKELNLDINMTNFLDLLCIAIIADMMPMTSLNYIMVKNGLKRIESSNRVSISYLRSTMRKSSFISDDIGFIIAPKINSAGRMDDASIALSFLLSTNFEEASEALDLLEELNNKRKILQESISLKAKYEINLEDKAIVVWGDNWHEGVIGIVASKLSHAFKRPAFIFSVTDGIAKGSARANADINLHTIISEAEHLLLGFGGHKNAAGISMKIEHLDEFKAIINSALSKASKELYIEPITLGELDVSSVDLEFMDIIEMFEPYGLENHKPIFKISNAKVIKSELFGKEKNHLKLFLNVDGCDFEAIKFYSEKIDKNSVDMIISINKNEFRGDITPQFLIQDFL; encoded by the coding sequence ATGTCTAAAGTCACAAAACAAAAACTTTTTGACATACTATCTGCAAGACATCTAAAGAGTACATACTCTAAGCTTGCAGATATTCCCCCACCTACTGGCTTTAAAGATATCCAAAAAGCTACCAAAAGAGTAAAACAAGCAATATTAGACAATGAAAAAATTACCATAGTTGGTGATTATGATGTTGATGGTGTTGTTTCAACTTCAATTATGGTTGATTTTTTTAGACAAGTTGGTTATGAAGTTGATTATATCATTCCAAATAGATTTGAGCATGGATATGGTCTATCTCCAAAGATAGCTGAACTAATTAATAATGGATTAGTGATCACAGTTGATAATGGAATTTCAGCATGTGCAGCAACTCAAATTTTAAATGATAAGAATATTGATGTTATTATCACAGATCACCATACTGTTGGAAGTGAAATTCCAAATGCCTATTCAATCATTAATCCCAAACAAGAAGATTGTAACTTCCCTTTTAAAGATATCTGTGGTGCTCAAGTTGCTTGGTACTTTTGTGCCTCAATTAAAAAAGAATTAAACTTAGATATAAATATGACTAATTTTTTAGACTTATTATGTATAGCAATTATTGCCGATATGATGCCAATGACAAGTCTTAATTATATTATGGTTAAAAATGGTCTAAAGAGAATTGAATCCTCAAATAGAGTATCTATATCATATTTACGAAGTACCATGAGGAAAAGCTCTTTTATTTCAGATGATATAGGTTTTATAATTGCTCCTAAAATAAATAGTGCTGGAAGAATGGATGATGCATCTATTGCCTTATCTTTTTTACTTTCAACTAATTTTGAGGAAGCCAGTGAAGCCTTAGATTTACTAGAAGAGTTAAATAATAAAAGAAAAATTTTACAAGAGAGTATCTCTTTAAAAGCAAAATATGAAATAAATCTTGAAGACAAAGCAATAGTTGTTTGGGGTGATAATTGGCATGAAGGGGTTATTGGAATAGTTGCTTCAAAACTATCACATGCTTTTAAAAGACCTGCTTTTATTTTCTCAGTAACAGATGGTATTGCAAAAGGTAGTGCAAGAGCAAATGCAGATATTAACTTACATACAATTATTTCAGAAGCAGAACACCTTTTATTAGGTTTTGGTGGACATAAAAATGCAGCTGGTATTTCTATGAAAATAGAGCACTTAGATGAGTTTAAAGCCATTATTAACTCTGCACTAAGTAAAGCATCAAAAGAGCTATATATAGAGCCTATAACATTAGGTGAACTTGATGTATCAAGTGTAGATTTAGAGTTTATGGATATTATAGAAATGTTTGAACCATATGGCTTAGAAAACCATAAGCCAATATTTAAAATATCAAATGCAAAAGTAATAAAATCAGAACTTTTTGGTAAAGAAAAAAATCATTTAAAACTTTTTCTAAATGTAGATGGTTGTGATTTTGAAGCTATTAAATTTTATAGTGAGAAAATAGATAAAAATAGTGTGGATATGATTATTTCAATAAATAAAAATGAATTTAGAGGAGATATAACTCCTCAATTCTTGATTCAAGATTTCTTATAA
- a CDS encoding CTP synthase, translating into MTKFIFVTGGVLSSLGKGITSASIATILKQSGYRVTMLKIDPYLNVDPGTMSPLEHGEVFVTADGAETDLDLGNYERFIDVTLGAKNSFTTGQVYLSVIRRERQGGYLGKTIQVIPHVVDEIKARIFDAAEGYDFLIVELGGTVGDIEGLPFMESIREIRHELDKDRTMNIHVTLVPYIAAAGELKTKPTQHSVQELRRIGITPHMLVCRSEKPLPKELKKKLAMSCDINNNAVVEAGDAQSIYQVPMNFLKEGILTPLSEHFNIKIKPNMDKWETLVKHIVLPQDEVTIAFVGKYIELKESYKSLTESLIHAGAHLNTKVNINWCDSERIEDVGAYDIIGNSDAILVAGGFGNRGVEGKLKAIEYARVNSIPFLGICLGMQLSIVEYCRNVLGIEDANSIEFDEKTENPVIYLIDEFMDQSGNKQLRTHKSPMGGTMRLGEYPFNPKVGTKLKAAYGNNETYYERHRHRYEANPAYKQRLEDAGMIVSGDSDGLIEAVEIKDHPWFVGVQFHPEFTSHLETPNPIITEFVRQATKTK; encoded by the coding sequence ATGACTAAATTTATATTTGTTACAGGTGGAGTCTTAAGTTCCTTAGGAAAAGGAATAACTTCTGCCTCTATCGCTACTATTTTAAAGCAATCAGGTTACAGAGTAACTATGCTAAAAATCGACCCATATTTAAATGTGGATCCAGGAACAATGAGTCCATTAGAACATGGAGAAGTATTTGTTACAGCTGATGGAGCAGAGACAGATTTAGATTTAGGAAATTATGAAAGATTTATTGATGTAACTCTTGGGGCAAAAAATAGTTTTACTACAGGACAAGTCTATCTGTCTGTAATAAGAAGAGAAAGACAAGGTGGATACTTAGGAAAAACTATTCAAGTAATCCCTCATGTAGTTGATGAAATCAAAGCAAGAATTTTTGATGCAGCAGAAGGTTATGACTTTTTAATTGTTGAACTAGGTGGAACGGTAGGAGATATTGAAGGTTTACCATTTATGGAGTCTATTAGAGAAATAAGACATGAATTAGATAAAGATAGAACTATGAATATTCATGTAACACTTGTTCCTTATATAGCTGCTGCTGGTGAATTAAAAACAAAACCAACACAACATAGTGTTCAAGAATTAAGAAGAATTGGTATTACTCCTCATATGCTTGTTTGTAGAAGTGAGAAACCTCTACCAAAAGAATTAAAGAAAAAGCTTGCAATGTCTTGTGATATAAATAACAATGCTGTAGTTGAAGCAGGAGATGCACAATCTATTTATCAAGTTCCAATGAATTTCTTAAAAGAAGGTATTTTAACTCCTTTATCAGAACACTTTAATATCAAAATAAAACCAAATATGGATAAATGGGAAACTCTTGTAAAACATATTGTTCTTCCTCAGGATGAAGTAACAATTGCTTTTGTAGGTAAATATATAGAACTAAAAGAATCTTATAAATCTTTAACAGAATCATTAATCCATGCAGGAGCTCATTTAAATACAAAAGTTAATATTAACTGGTGTGATAGTGAGAGAATTGAAGATGTTGGAGCTTATGATATTATAGGAAATTCAGATGCAATCTTAGTTGCAGGTGGATTTGGTAATAGAGGAGTTGAAGGAAAATTAAAAGCAATTGAATATGCAAGAGTAAATAGCATTCCATTTTTAGGAATTTGTTTAGGTATGCAACTTTCTATTGTAGAATATTGTAGAAATGTTCTAGGAATAGAAGATGCAAACTCAATTGAATTTGATGAAAAAACTGAAAATCCAGTTATTTATTTAATTGATGAATTTATGGATCAATCAGGAAACAAGCAACTAAGAACTCACAAATCACCAATGGGTGGAACAATGAGATTAGGAGAATATCCATTTAATCCAAAAGTAGGTACGAAGTTAAAAGCTGCTTATGGAAACAATGAAACTTACTATGAAAGACATAGACATAGATATGAAGCAAACCCAGCTTATAAACAAAGATTAGAAGATGCAGGAATGATTGTTTCTGGTGATTCTGATGGACTGATTGAAGCAGTTGAAATAAAAGATCATCCTTGGTTTGTAGGTGTACAATTTCATCCTGAATTTACATCACATTTAGAAACACCAAATCCAATAATAACAGAATTTGTAAGACAAGCTACTAAAACAAAGTAA
- the ccoG gene encoding cytochrome c oxidase accessory protein CcoG has translation MASESVQIAKKSPYRFKRYYVYLAVTIMALAIPFIRINGNHIFLLSFDKKQLHLMGIAFDMQELYMMPFLLMLLFLGIFAVTAIGGRAWCGWACPQTIFRVVYRDLIESTLLKLRRIKNKQKEPDYSKAENASKKIVGVILWAILALIAAADFMWYFVPPEDFFTYLQDPSEHMFLIGIVLSIAAFLVYDVVKLKEDFCVYVCPYSRVQSVLYDDNTLQAIYSTNRGGDIYNGNKEKIIFKEKDLPDPSNECTTCESCVTVCPTHIDIRKGLQLECINCLECVDACTTVMGKLGKESLVQWTSTNNIKNNIPTKVVRKSTVMYSVALLIVIGLLFVMGGEKEYMLLNINKTTQLYQVKKDNLVTNNFLFLFQNTDSKRHKYALEIVDNKDIFIERFNPFSLGAGKLAKKVVILGTKSELVVDNTKDTPITVTIRAYAEDEPDRVQVFRKAVFIYPREDMLKK, from the coding sequence ATGGCTTCAGAAAGTGTTCAAATTGCTAAGAAATCACCTTATCGATTTAAAAGATATTATGTTTATTTAGCAGTTACAATTATGGCTTTAGCTATTCCATTTATCAGAATAAATGGAAATCATATATTCCTATTATCATTTGATAAGAAACAACTACATCTTATGGGTATTGCATTTGATATGCAAGAACTTTATATGATGCCTTTTTTATTGATGCTACTCTTTTTAGGTATTTTTGCTGTTACAGCAATTGGAGGAAGAGCATGGTGTGGTTGGGCCTGTCCTCAAACAATCTTTAGGGTTGTATATAGAGATTTGATTGAATCAACTTTGTTAAAACTAAGAAGAATCAAAAATAAACAAAAAGAACCTGATTATTCAAAAGCTGAAAATGCGAGTAAAAAGATAGTTGGTGTTATTTTGTGGGCAATATTAGCTCTTATTGCTGCAGCTGATTTTATGTGGTATTTTGTTCCTCCTGAAGATTTTTTTACATATTTACAAGATCCTTCAGAACATATGTTTCTAATTGGAATTGTATTATCTATTGCTGCATTTTTAGTATATGATGTTGTAAAATTAAAAGAAGATTTTTGTGTTTATGTATGTCCTTACTCAAGAGTTCAATCTGTTTTATATGATGATAATACACTACAAGCGATTTACTCTACTAACAGAGGTGGAGATATTTATAATGGAAATAAAGAAAAAATTATTTTCAAAGAAAAAGATTTACCTGATCCTTCAAATGAATGTACAACCTGTGAATCATGTGTAACAGTATGTCCTACTCATATTGATATTAGAAAAGGTTTACAATTAGAGTGTATCAATTGTCTAGAGTGTGTTGATGCCTGTACTACGGTTATGGGAAAACTTGGCAAAGAGTCATTAGTTCAATGGACAAGTACAAATAATATCAAAAATAATATTCCTACAAAAGTTGTAAGAAAATCAACTGTTATGTATAGTGTTGCTTTACTAATTGTAATTGGACTTTTATTTGTAATGGGTGGTGAAAAAGAGTATATGCTTTTAAATATAAATAAAACTACTCAATTGTACCAAGTAAAAAAAGATAATCTTGTTACTAATAACTTCTTATTTTTATTCCAAAATACAGATTCAAAAAGACACAAATATGCATTAGAAATAGTGGATAACAAAGACATATTTATAGAAAGATTTAATCCATTTTCACTAGGTGCTGGAAAATTAGCTAAAAAAGTTGTAATTTTAGGAACTAAATCTGAATTGGTAGTTGACAATACAAAAGATACTCCAATAACAGTCACTATTAGGGCTTATGCAGAAGATGAGCCAGATAGAGTTCAAGTATTTAGAAAAGCAGTATTTATTTACCCAAGAGAAGATATGCTTAAAAAATAA